A genomic segment from Vicinamibacterales bacterium encodes:
- the rpsI gene encoding 30S ribosomal protein S9, with protein sequence MADSQFYGTGRRKTSTARVFLRPGTGNIQVNRRSLNVSFPTEVLRMQILQPQQLTETLGQYDVLATATGGGVSGQAGALRLGIARALVKANPSLRADLKQAGFLTRDPRIKERKKYGLAGARKRFQFSKR encoded by the coding sequence TTGGCAGATAGTCAATTCTACGGCACCGGACGTCGGAAGACGTCCACTGCTCGCGTCTTTCTCCGCCCTGGTACCGGTAACATTCAGGTCAACCGGCGTTCGCTGAATGTGAGCTTTCCGACCGAAGTGCTTCGGATGCAAATTCTGCAACCGCAGCAACTGACTGAAACTCTTGGCCAGTATGATGTTCTGGCCACGGCGACTGGTGGCGGCGTTTCTGGGCAAGCCGGCGCCTTACGGTTAGGAATCGCACGCGCTTTGGTTAAAGCGAACCCAAGCCTCCGCGCCGATCTCAAGCAAGCTGGCTTTCTGACTCGCGATCCCCGAATCAAGGAACGCAAAAAGTATGGTCTAGCCGGTGCACGCAAGCGATTCCAATTTAGCAAGCGATAA